In a genomic window of Sutcliffiella sp. FSL R7-0096:
- a CDS encoding NTP transferase domain-containing protein, with protein MIFGIYLAAGQSKRMGCPKLSLPLGDRPLGSIALETAISSSLDSIVVVTNEHDSLSWLPSYFFLEHFKKNWIHTRCKESAQGQAESLKCGLKTAQKMQAEAVMIILADQPFVTREIIDHIISLYKKEKPNYVASSSNGVLCPPVLFNSTLFPALYQLNGDEGARSILKNNSKGLTVEFNEGKSFQDIDTPTQYRYFQ; from the coding sequence ATGATTTTCGGAATATACCTAGCAGCAGGTCAGAGCAAAAGAATGGGGTGTCCAAAACTTTCTCTTCCTTTGGGTGATAGACCACTTGGAAGTATTGCTTTAGAAACTGCTATTTCATCAAGTTTAGATAGTATTGTTGTTGTTACAAATGAACATGACTCTCTCTCATGGCTGCCCTCCTACTTTTTTCTTGAACATTTTAAAAAAAATTGGATACATACAAGGTGTAAAGAATCAGCACAGGGTCAGGCTGAATCATTAAAATGTGGATTAAAAACTGCACAGAAAATGCAGGCCGAGGCAGTCATGATAATACTTGCAGATCAGCCGTTTGTTACGAGAGAGATAATAGACCATATTATTTCTCTATACAAAAAAGAAAAGCCCAATTACGTTGCTTCATCTTCTAATGGAGTACTATGTCCCCCTGTTCTATTTAATTCCACACTTTTTCCTGCACTATATCAATTAAATGGAGACGAAGGTGCACGCAGTATCCTAAAAAATAATAGTAAAGGGTTGACGGTTGAATTTAATGAAGGAAAAAGTTTTCAAGATATCGACACGCCCACCCAATATAGGTATTTTCAATAG
- a CDS encoding DUF2817 domain-containing protein has product MLKDEIAPVKKLYSTTFEFGTMGTGLWSSIDSVKRTIMENQLIQKGSNNDTSVEILESRYREMFYPSEQKWRDKAKEDFIQAMEGVLIYSNIID; this is encoded by the coding sequence ATGCTCAAGGACGAAATAGCCCCTGTTAAAAAATTGTATTCCACTACTTTCGAATTCGGAACTATGGGGACTGGCTTGTGGTCTTCCATCGATTCAGTAAAGAGGACGATAATGGAGAATCAGCTGATACAGAAAGGGAGTAATAATGATACCTCAGTGGAAATTTTAGAATCGCGTTATCGAGAAATGTTTTACCCTTCTGAGCAAAAATGGCGTGACAAGGCAAAAGAAGACTTCATACAGGCAATGGAGGGAGTCCTGATATACAGTAATATAATTGACTAG
- a CDS encoding xanthine dehydrogenase family protein molybdopterin-binding subunit: MSSSIGKSIYRKEALEKVTGAAKYTDDYSTTGMLHIKLVVSSYAHAKIKYIDTTKAQKAPGVRAILIGQPFPLAGEEIRDRPPIAFEKVRYHGEPVAAVIADSPVQAKKAAELIEVSYEPLPAVNSPKEALLPGATLIHENLTGYQRIQHVYPEPNTNIADRTKIRKGNISQGWKESSVSVEASFSFSPSDHIAMETRCVIAEIRPDGCVLISTSSQAPFRVKKLISEYFNLDIGKVIVTTPLVGGGYGGKVAVQLELIAYMATLAVGGRPVKLVNTREEDMITSPIHIGLDASIKLGSTEDGKITAAEILYMFDCGAYSDKGTTISRAAAVTCTGPYHIENIWCDSLCVYTNHPYATAYRGFSHSELLFVFERAMDMLAQKLGIDPLELRMKNAIMPGHTTATQIYLNQSTIGNLPNCIERLKQLMNWKEGQITQVSKRKIRVKGVSCIWKTSTIDTGASSGVLLTFNEDGSVNIISGVVEIGTGTKTVLAQLLSEKLKLDINKIHVKMEVDTQTTPEHWKTVASRSTLMAGRALLNAADDVIKQLKDVSSRVLMCSPEDLEVGNEMVYVRDEPDIFIHVKDVCYGYKYPSGYSIGGQIIGKGQYTLRHLTHINPETGAGKPGPEYSVGAQGVEVEFDTRDYTYKVLKAYSVIDVGKVLNTKAAHSQVMGAMSMGLNFGSSETFVFSKEGKVLNPRLRTYLPFRYGDHPEYIVHFLETPHIDGPFGARGLGEQGLIGMPAALANSLSTAAGVNLNKLPLTPELIWKEKKMVD, translated from the coding sequence ATGAGTTCGAGTATTGGAAAAAGCATTTATCGTAAAGAAGCACTGGAAAAGGTTACCGGAGCAGCAAAATATACAGATGATTATTCAACTACAGGGATGTTACATATTAAGCTAGTAGTTAGTTCGTATGCCCATGCTAAAATTAAATATATCGATACAACTAAGGCGCAAAAAGCACCCGGCGTTCGAGCGATACTTATTGGACAGCCGTTTCCACTGGCTGGAGAAGAAATTAGAGATCGGCCTCCTATTGCTTTTGAAAAAGTTCGGTATCATGGGGAACCAGTAGCTGCTGTCATAGCTGATAGTCCCGTTCAAGCCAAAAAAGCAGCGGAATTAATTGAAGTTTCGTATGAACCTCTGCCAGCTGTGAATTCTCCTAAGGAAGCGCTCCTTCCGGGTGCCACGTTAATCCATGAAAATCTGACAGGTTACCAAAGAATCCAACATGTCTATCCAGAGCCGAATACTAACATTGCAGACCGTACAAAAATACGAAAAGGGAATATATCACAAGGATGGAAAGAGAGCAGTGTAAGTGTAGAGGCGAGCTTTTCCTTTTCTCCTTCTGACCATATTGCTATGGAAACAAGATGTGTCATAGCGGAGATTCGACCAGATGGATGTGTGTTGATTTCTACTTCATCTCAAGCCCCCTTTAGGGTAAAAAAACTGATTAGCGAGTATTTTAATTTAGATATAGGTAAAGTTATTGTGACTACTCCTCTGGTTGGGGGAGGGTATGGCGGAAAAGTTGCAGTCCAACTGGAACTTATTGCATATATGGCAACACTAGCGGTAGGCGGCAGACCAGTCAAACTTGTCAATACACGGGAAGAAGACATGATTACATCACCGATACATATTGGCCTTGATGCGAGTATTAAGCTTGGTTCGACTGAGGATGGGAAAATAACCGCTGCAGAAATATTGTATATGTTTGATTGTGGGGCATATTCCGATAAAGGAACTACGATTAGCCGGGCTGCAGCTGTAACTTGTACTGGACCCTATCATATTGAAAATATTTGGTGTGATTCCCTTTGTGTTTATACAAATCATCCTTACGCAACAGCTTACAGAGGTTTTAGTCATTCTGAGCTATTATTTGTTTTTGAGCGAGCTATGGATATGCTTGCTCAAAAACTTGGAATAGACCCTTTAGAGTTAAGAATGAAAAATGCAATTATGCCCGGTCATACAACGGCAACACAAATATATCTTAATCAAAGTACGATTGGAAATTTACCTAATTGCATCGAACGCTTAAAACAACTGATGAACTGGAAAGAAGGACAAATTACCCAAGTAAGCAAGCGGAAAATCAGAGTAAAAGGAGTCAGCTGTATATGGAAGACATCGACCATTGATACTGGAGCAAGCTCAGGTGTATTGTTGACATTTAATGAAGATGGAAGTGTGAATATAATTTCAGGTGTTGTTGAAATAGGGACGGGCACAAAAACGGTATTAGCTCAGTTATTATCGGAAAAACTTAAACTGGACATTAATAAAATTCATGTAAAGATGGAAGTTGATACACAAACAACACCAGAGCATTGGAAAACGGTTGCTAGCCGCAGTACCTTAATGGCAGGAAGAGCGTTATTGAATGCTGCAGATGACGTAATTAAGCAATTAAAAGATGTCTCCTCAAGAGTGCTTATGTGTTCTCCTGAAGATTTAGAAGTAGGAAACGAAATGGTCTATGTCCGTGATGAGCCGGATATATTTATTCATGTCAAAGATGTTTGCTATGGATATAAATATCCAAGCGGGTATTCTATTGGAGGGCAGATAATTGGAAAAGGTCAATATACGTTAAGACATTTAACTCATATCAATCCTGAAACTGGTGCTGGAAAACCTGGACCAGAATATTCAGTAGGTGCACAAGGAGTAGAGGTAGAGTTTGATACAAGAGATTATACATATAAAGTGTTGAAAGCATACTCTGTCATCGATGTAGGGAAAGTACTAAATACTAAAGCAGCACATAGTCAAGTGATGGGTGCTATGAGCATGGGTTTAAATTTTGGCAGCAGTGAAACGTTCGTATTTAGTAAAGAGGGTAAAGTTCTTAATCCCCGGCTACGTACATATTTACCGTTTCGATATGGTGATCATCCGGAATATATCGTTCATTTTCTAGAAACACCTCATATCGATGGTCCTTTTGGAGCAAGAGGTTTAGGGGAACAAGGATTAATTGGCATGCCCGCAGCACTTGCTAACAGTCTATCGACTGCAGCTGGAGTAAATCTAAATAAACTGCCGCTTACTCCCGAATTAATCTGGAAGGAAAAGAAGATGGTGGATTAA
- a CDS encoding XdhC family protein has protein sequence MNDFFHILNSLQDSAQRKVLSTIINVEGSSYRKEGAMMMMMEDGTQTGLLSGGCFENDLAANAADVLNTNSSRTIVYDMKSKNDLIWGTGSGCNGTISVLLEKVDAQLEKHLNRVQNYLNQRMPILHVKRLSNYGTVLDYIFLTQKEDCFGEWNGEILPQLKNLFSEHKKETGYIENMKDRYFFQVFNPKPRLIIFGATQDVRPLVNLAAKNGFHTIINDWRPAFCSRTYFPDADEISLEFPSTFLRDFSFSPDDFVIIMTHNFQKDQEILQTAITKKIQYLGVLGPRKRTLRLLEGQDIPDFLHSPVGLPIGAEGPEEIAISILADLIKTLRKRNHNDFRNIPSSRSEQKNGVSKTFSSFG, from the coding sequence ATGAATGACTTTTTCCATATATTGAATTCACTTCAGGATTCCGCACAAAGAAAAGTGTTATCTACTATAATAAATGTCGAGGGCTCCTCTTATCGAAAGGAAGGAGCTATGATGATGATGATGGAGGATGGCACCCAGACAGGGCTTTTAAGCGGAGGTTGTTTTGAAAATGATTTAGCAGCAAATGCCGCTGACGTACTAAATACAAATTCCTCCCGCACCATTGTATACGATATGAAATCAAAGAACGACTTGATCTGGGGAACGGGCAGCGGATGTAATGGAACTATCTCCGTCCTCTTGGAGAAAGTAGATGCTCAGCTCGAAAAACATCTTAATAGGGTTCAAAACTACTTAAACCAAAGAATGCCTATACTTCATGTAAAAAGGTTATCAAACTATGGGACGGTTTTAGACTATATTTTCCTTACACAAAAAGAGGACTGCTTTGGGGAATGGAATGGAGAAATCCTCCCTCAGCTAAAGAACTTATTTTCTGAACATAAAAAAGAAACTGGTTATATAGAGAATATGAAAGACAGATATTTTTTCCAAGTATTTAACCCGAAACCGCGTCTTATTATATTTGGGGCAACACAAGATGTAAGGCCGCTTGTTAACTTAGCAGCGAAAAATGGATTTCATACCATTATTAACGATTGGCGCCCAGCATTCTGCAGCAGAACTTATTTCCCAGATGCTGATGAAATAAGTTTAGAATTTCCAAGTACATTTTTAAGAGATTTTTCTTTTTCTCCAGACGATTTCGTTATTATTATGACGCACAATTTTCAAAAAGATCAAGAGATTCTTCAAACAGCTATAACGAAAAAAATACAATATTTAGGTGTGCTGGGTCCAAGAAAACGAACATTGCGCCTTTTAGAGGGGCAGGATATCCCTGATTTCCTCCACTCCCCTGTAGGCCTCCCAATTGGTGCTGAAGGACCTGAGGAAATAGCTATTAGCATTCTTGCGGACTTAATCAAAACTCTTAGAAAGAGGAATCACAATGATTTTCGGAATATACCTAGCAGCAGGTCAGAGCAAAAGAATGGGGTGTCCAAAACTTTCTCTTCCTTTGGGTGA
- a CDS encoding (2Fe-2S)-binding protein, with protein MTKAEISLTINGEERTVYVRYADTLLSVLREKLDLTGAKPGCLNGDCGACTIDVEGESMKSCLMLAVEAVNKKVTTVEGLQNTPIQLQFVEKFAFQCGYCTPGFIMNCHTLIQKHPNADNLVIKDYLESNICRCTGYKEIEEAIKSVLSNSP; from the coding sequence ATGACCAAAGCTGAAATATCGCTGACTATAAATGGCGAGGAGCGTACGGTGTATGTGCGATATGCGGATACATTATTGTCTGTTCTTCGGGAGAAGCTTGATTTAACAGGAGCAAAACCAGGTTGTTTAAACGGTGATTGTGGTGCTTGTACGATTGATGTAGAAGGAGAATCGATGAAGTCATGTTTAATGCTTGCTGTAGAAGCAGTTAATAAAAAAGTAACAACCGTGGAAGGACTTCAAAACACTCCGATTCAATTACAGTTTGTTGAAAAATTCGCTTTTCAGTGTGGATATTGCACACCAGGATTCATTATGAATTGTCACACATTAATTCAAAAGCATCCGAACGCAGATAATCTGGTTATTAAGGATTATTTAGAATCGAATATTTGCCGTTGTACAGGATATAAAGAAATTGAAGAAGCAATTAAGTCCGTATTATCTAATTCCCCCTAA
- a CDS encoding YIEGIA domain-containing protein, whose product MPNNNDVITPEMLVLIITATAIGTLARILYIILDYRQYPNYPNGYLIHIVTGGLAAAFGAFIIPALMTKNFTAVTFLGLAIQQFRDVRKVERESLLDLEGEEFAKRGDAYIDGISKIFEARNYISLLVSFAAALTIQLLQELFDVSAWIEVVSGSLIGLILFYLLKYLTARKKVRDIAKVTEGKIEIKGSELYVDGMFVSNLMGKGEAKKWFAEEGLAAIIHPNHDHFQIPLLNGGQRQAILFESARRLGQKKIYSVQNPTDGKIIIAIVPIINNFDLLKETILLTPLLETVKKNPSLLNKKTGG is encoded by the coding sequence ATGCCAAATAACAACGACGTCATAACCCCTGAAATGTTAGTCCTTATTATAACAGCGACTGCAATAGGAACTTTAGCACGAATTTTGTACATAATTTTAGATTACAGACAGTACCCTAATTATCCAAACGGCTATTTAATACATATTGTTACAGGAGGACTTGCTGCTGCATTTGGTGCGTTTATCATTCCAGCATTAATGACAAAGAATTTTACTGCAGTTACGTTTCTTGGCTTAGCAATACAACAATTTCGTGATGTTCGAAAGGTAGAAAGAGAAAGTCTTTTGGATCTTGAAGGAGAGGAATTTGCAAAACGAGGTGATGCATACATAGACGGAATATCCAAAATATTTGAAGCGCGCAACTATATCTCATTACTCGTTTCCTTTGCTGCTGCTCTCACGATTCAACTATTACAAGAGCTTTTCGATGTTTCTGCCTGGATCGAAGTCGTAAGTGGTTCTTTAATTGGGCTTATCTTATTCTATTTATTAAAGTATTTAACCGCACGGAAAAAAGTGAGAGATATAGCCAAAGTAACGGAGGGGAAAATTGAAATAAAGGGTTCTGAATTATACGTAGATGGTATGTTTGTCTCCAATTTAATGGGAAAAGGGGAAGCGAAAAAGTGGTTTGCCGAGGAAGGTCTTGCTGCCATTATTCATCCCAATCATGATCACTTTCAAATTCCTCTTTTAAATGGCGGACAACGTCAGGCTATATTATTTGAATCTGCACGAAGACTCGGCCAGAAGAAGATCTATAGTGTTCAAAACCCGACAGATGGAAAAATCATTATAGCAATAGTCCCTATTATCAATAACTTTGATCTTCTTAAAGAAACCATTTTACTTACTCCTTTATTAGAGACGGTGAAAAAAAATCCCAGCTTATTGAATAAAAAAACAGGAGGATAA
- the modA gene encoding molybdate ABC transporter substrate-binding protein, which translates to MNSKWKIGIFILLHLLCGCVPKQEAVTISAAASLKDSLEEIREMFEEKFPGPKIVFNYGGSGMLSRQIEQGAPVDAFLSASSEHMKALVEKELVWERDNQDTPLILNTLVIVSHKEGFHKNVNDVLNNKGRIAIATPETTPAGKYTKEALQKSGLWDVVQNRLVYGKDVRHVLTLVEQQSVVAGFVYGSDAISSQSVEVIGQVDTSLHTPIEYFAAVVRESEKQERASQFVDFLFLPKSQEVFARHGFLLSDSRNDN; encoded by the coding sequence ATGAATAGTAAATGGAAGATCGGAATATTCATTCTATTGCATTTATTATGTGGTTGTGTTCCGAAACAAGAAGCGGTAACGATTTCTGCCGCAGCTAGTTTAAAAGATAGTTTAGAAGAAATTAGGGAAATGTTTGAAGAGAAGTTTCCGGGTCCGAAGATTGTTTTCAATTATGGAGGATCTGGCATGCTGAGTAGACAGATAGAGCAAGGGGCACCGGTAGATGCCTTTTTGTCGGCTTCAAGTGAGCACATGAAAGCATTGGTTGAAAAAGAACTGGTGTGGGAGAGGGACAACCAAGATACCCCATTGATCTTAAATACTCTCGTAATAGTTTCGCATAAAGAGGGGTTTCATAAAAACGTAAATGATGTACTTAATAATAAAGGTCGAATCGCTATCGCAACCCCTGAAACAACACCTGCAGGTAAGTATACAAAAGAAGCACTCCAAAAATCAGGACTGTGGGATGTGGTGCAAAACAGACTAGTTTATGGAAAAGATGTTCGACATGTGCTTACGCTTGTTGAACAACAAAGCGTGGTTGCAGGATTTGTGTATGGTTCCGATGCTATATCCTCCCAAAGCGTCGAAGTAATTGGACAAGTCGATACATCGCTTCATACACCTATTGAGTATTTTGCGGCGGTAGTAAGAGAAAGCGAAAAACAAGAGCGAGCAAGCCAATTTGTCGATTTTTTATTTTTACCTAAAAGCCAAGAAGTGTTCGCCCGGCATGGGTTCTTACTTTCAGATAGTAGAAATGACAATTAA
- a CDS encoding xanthine dehydrogenase family protein subunit M, giving the protein MISYDFEYYKPTSIEEATQLFQSLDEQGKEPIYFSGGTEVITLGRDNKITTGAVIDIKAIPECLVIKKEKNKLILGAAQTLTKIRELQLFPLLSKAIIEIADHTARNKITLGGNICGNIIYRETVLPLLLTNSKVVIASHTGLKRLPINGIFNQTLKLEKGELLIQVITEQSEIDLPFRIVKKRRQWDVGYPLLTIAALKKKEQIKLAFSGLCSFPFREKKIEESINNLHLSKEARIEDAIKHVPIPILDDVHGSAEYRLFVLKNSLSDLLDALEGEKNDQS; this is encoded by the coding sequence ATGATCTCGTATGATTTTGAATATTACAAACCAACATCTATTGAAGAAGCGACTCAATTATTTCAATCATTGGATGAGCAAGGAAAAGAACCCATTTATTTTTCAGGTGGTACAGAAGTGATCACACTTGGAAGAGATAATAAAATTACTACTGGTGCTGTCATTGACATTAAGGCGATTCCAGAGTGCCTTGTAATAAAAAAGGAAAAAAATAAGCTTATTTTAGGAGCTGCACAAACATTAACGAAAATTCGCGAATTGCAATTATTTCCTTTATTAAGCAAGGCAATTATTGAAATTGCAGATCATACTGCCCGAAATAAAATTACATTGGGCGGAAATATATGTGGAAACATTATTTACAGAGAAACGGTGTTACCGCTTTTACTAACCAATAGTAAAGTAGTGATAGCGAGTCATACAGGCTTAAAACGGCTGCCGATAAATGGAATATTTAATCAGACACTTAAATTAGAAAAAGGAGAATTACTAATTCAAGTAATTACAGAGCAAAGTGAAATTGATTTGCCCTTTCGTATAGTAAAAAAACGAAGACAATGGGATGTTGGATATCCGCTGTTAACAATTGCTGCTCTAAAAAAGAAGGAACAAATAAAATTGGCATTTAGCGGATTATGTTCATTCCCTTTTCGAGAAAAGAAAATAGAAGAAAGTATAAACAATCTTCATTTATCCAAGGAAGCAAGAATAGAAGATGCAATAAAACATGTACCAATACCTATATTAGATGATGTCCACGGATCTGCTGAATACCGATTGTTTGTTTTAAAAAATTCTTTAAGTGACTTATTGGATGCATTGGAAGGAGAAAAAAATGACCAAAGCTGA
- the iscB gene encoding RNA-guided endonuclease IscB has translation MIGAGPKLGDLTILGAGIRLNMVPFLGAHSTSSDAGQLTYDKIAWISSGGPIFNILSIVNYQPFRIQLLYGSYEYKQEVKIGVDLGAKHIGIAIQSQNQVLAKGEIELRDDIKANLESRKTYRKSRCNRKTRYRKARFLNRTSSKKEGWLPPSIRNKIDHTFRWIVRFSSLLPNPKLIIEVGKFNVQKMINPAIQGIEYQQGDLFSYHDVRYFVFTRDNYTCQVCKKKGKILNTHHIVYRSHGGTDRANNLISACTDCHTHENHIFTDQQAIEVWKQLSSEYFEKFLTNELSFQE, from the coding sequence GTGATTGGGGCTGGTCCTAAACTAGGGGATCTAACTATTTTGGGTGCGGGTATCCGCTTAAATATGGTTCCATTTTTAGGTGCTCATTCCACCAGTAGTGATGCCGGTCAGCTTACCTATGACAAAATCGCCTGGATATCATCAGGAGGACCCATCTTTAACATTTTATCCATCGTAAACTATCAACCATTTAGAATTCAGCTTCTATACGGAAGCTATGAATACAAACAAGAAGTAAAAATCGGAGTCGATTTAGGGGCAAAACACATTGGAATCGCCATTCAAAGCCAAAATCAGGTGTTAGCCAAAGGTGAAATCGAATTACGAGATGATATAAAAGCAAACTTAGAATCTCGTAAAACCTATCGAAAAAGTAGATGCAATCGAAAGACTCGATACCGAAAAGCTCGGTTTCTAAATCGTACTTCTTCTAAGAAAGAAGGATGGTTGCCTCCTTCTATTCGAAACAAAATCGATCATACTTTTCGCTGGATCGTTCGCTTTTCGAGTCTATTACCAAACCCCAAACTAATAATTGAAGTAGGTAAATTCAATGTTCAAAAAATGATCAATCCTGCTATACAGGGTATAGAATATCAACAAGGTGATTTATTCAGCTATCATGACGTTCGCTATTTTGTATTTACGAGAGATAACTACACCTGTCAAGTGTGTAAAAAGAAAGGGAAAATCCTGAACACACACCACATTGTTTATCGTAGTCACGGTGGAACAGATAGAGCTAATAACTTAATTTCTGCTTGTACCGATTGTCATACACATGAAAATCATATTTTTACGGACCAACAGGCTATTGAAGTTTGGAAGCAACTTTCTAGTGAATACTTTGAGAAGTTCTTAACAAATGAGTTGTCATTTCAAGAATAA
- a CDS encoding MoeB/ThiF family adenylyltransferase → MLKDRYSRQELFRPIGKEGQQSIKRKHVLLIGAGALGAGNAEALVRAGIGKLTIVDRDYVEASNLQRQQLYSEDDARRRLPKAIAAKNRLEKLNSSVKINAEIIDASHVELLALAASADLIIDATDNSETRFVINDVAHKLSIPWIYGACVGSYGMTFTVVPGVTPCFNCLWSNVPMTAGQTCDTAGIISSSVNMVVSYQTAEGLKILVEDFKALSGRLVTFDLWENTHSAIKVDKIKKDDCPTCGKAPVYPYLSRANMMKAAVLCGRDTVQIRPPSKKRVNLDDLHTIFSGQGLPVQYNPYLLSVTFNPHRMVVFQDGRVLIHGTNNIAEAKKTYHRVFS, encoded by the coding sequence ATGCTAAAGGATCGTTATTCAAGACAAGAATTATTTCGTCCGATTGGAAAAGAAGGACAGCAGTCTATAAAACGGAAGCATGTCTTGTTAATCGGTGCTGGAGCGCTTGGGGCTGGAAATGCAGAAGCTCTTGTTCGGGCAGGAATTGGCAAACTTACCATAGTTGATCGGGACTATGTAGAGGCAAGCAACCTTCAAAGGCAACAGCTTTATAGTGAAGACGATGCAAGAAGACGTCTACCAAAAGCGATTGCAGCTAAAAACAGATTAGAAAAATTGAATTCATCTGTAAAAATAAACGCGGAAATCATTGATGCATCTCATGTTGAATTACTCGCTTTAGCTGCATCAGCAGACTTGATAATCGATGCAACAGATAATTCTGAGACCCGTTTTGTAATTAATGATGTGGCACATAAATTATCAATTCCGTGGATTTACGGGGCATGCGTTGGGAGCTACGGTATGACTTTTACGGTGGTGCCTGGAGTTACTCCTTGCTTTAATTGTTTGTGGAGTAATGTGCCAATGACTGCTGGGCAAACATGTGATACTGCTGGGATTATCAGTTCTTCTGTCAATATGGTTGTATCCTATCAAACCGCGGAAGGTCTTAAAATTTTAGTAGAGGATTTCAAAGCACTAAGTGGCAGACTTGTCACTTTTGATCTTTGGGAAAATACCCATTCTGCTATAAAGGTAGACAAAATAAAAAAGGATGACTGTCCTACATGTGGAAAAGCACCAGTTTATCCATACTTATCAAGGGCAAACATGATGAAGGCAGCTGTGTTATGCGGCCGTGACACTGTTCAAATTCGCCCTCCAAGCAAAAAGCGTGTAAATCTTGATGATCTACATACCATTTTTTCAGGCCAGGGATTGCCCGTTCAATACAATCCTTATTTACTTAGTGTAACATTTAATCCGCACCGAATGGTCGTTTTTCAAGACGGTCGCGTGTTGATTCACGGCACAAATAATATAGCGGAAGCAAAAAAAACGTACCACCGCGTTTTTAGCTAG